A window of Candidatus Zixiibacteriota bacterium genomic DNA:
TTCTGGCTGCCAAGTGCCGTCCCAAGACACGTCCGCACTTTGAAACCAGAGAAATTTATTTGTAGTTCTAATTAAAATCCGCTGTTAATCTTTGCTGTCAGGCGGTTTGAATCCATAGCGTTCTATTTTGCGGTACAGGGTCGAGGCGTCAATCCCCAGCATTTTTGCAGCTTTGGATTTCTGCCAATTGGCTTGTGATAAGATATAAAATATATAAGCTTTCTCTATAGTTTCGAGATTCGGCTGTTGGCCAAGCATAGAAACTGCATTCATAGAGTATGTATCATTAATAACAGGCAATTCAGTTTTATCTACAAGTTCCGGCAGGTCTGAGGGCATAATAATATCGCCCTTGACCAACAATATCGCCCTTTCCAACACGTTTTCCAGTTGGCGAACATTACCCGGCCAGTTGTATGACTGCAATAATTCGACAGTTTTAGAATCAATATTTTTTTCAGGCAGTTCCATTTTTGCGCAATGCCGCTTTATAAAGTAGTTCGTTAAAAGCGGTATATCCTTGGGTCTTTCGCGTAAAGGAGGTATCATCAGCGGGAAAACATTCAAGCGATAATATAAATCGGGGCGAAATTCGCCTTTTTTCACCATTCTTTCGAGGTTAGCATTAGTAGCGGCGATAATTCTAACATCCACGGATATTGGCTTGATTCCACCAACCGGCATAATTATCTTTTCCTCAAGTGCGCGCAATAGTTTCACCTGGATTGCCGGCGATGTCTCTCCGATCTCATCAAGGAGTATTGTCCCCTTATCGGCGGCGGCGAATAGGCCATGTTTATCTTTTACGGCGCCGGTAAAAGAACCCTTAACATGACCAAACAACTCTGATTCGAGAAGGTTTTCGGGTAAAGCTCCGCAGTTGATAGAAATAAACGGACCATGGCGGCGATTGCTTTCGGAGTGAATAGCTTTTGATATGACCTCTTTGCCAACGCCCGATTCACCGAGAATCAGAATAGTAGTATCAGAGTTGGCAACTTTTTTAGCAAGCATAAGTATATTTTTTACATTGGCATCATCAGTTAGAAATGAATTGAAATCCGAACGGAGCTGCTGTTTCAACATCTTGTTTTCGGATTTTATCTTTTTTCGTTCCTCTATTTTCTTAACGGCGATTTTGATTTCATCGACTTTGAACGGTTTTGTTACATAATCAAAGGCTCCGTTTTTTAGCGCCTCAATGGCTGTTTCAACCGAGGCAAAGGCAGTCATAACAATAAAATCGAGTTCCGAGTCAATCGCCTTTGCCTTCCTTAATAATTCGATACCAGACATCTCCGGCATCATCAAATCGGCTATAATAAGGTCAATTTTGTTATCAGAATGCTGGGTTTCCGGCAATGATTCTAATACTTCTTCAGCCGAAGTATTAGATTTCACATCATAACCCTCTTTAGCCAGCATTATCTGCATAAATTCGCACATGCTTTTCTCATCATCAACAACCATAATTCGCGCGGACATATTACAATACCTCGAAGGTAGTAAATATTATTAAAGCAATTAATATCTCTATATTTATAATTTTTCGGCTATATTAAGATGACACTTTAACCGAACGAGTATTTTCATGTTATCGGTTTTCCAGCTTCGAAAGAAATTGCCTTATCGTTAGAAGTAAGCGCCGATTTTGACTGCCTGACGACACAGCCAAGTAATTTATTTTAATAATCATAATAATTTAGCTGCAAAACCCTGATTTTATTGACAATTTTATATTTGCAACCAGATGTTTTTATTTTTCGTATTGTTTATATGTTCCGATTACTCTACAATACTTAGATTGACATCTTGAATAATTTCAATCTGTCGATGTATATATATAAGGAGGTAGAATATGTATGGAGCAGGTGCAGGCGCGGCGGCGGCAAGACGGATACATCAGGAGGAAGAAAGTATGACTGATTATAAAAAAGGCGAACTTGAGGGCTGGGAATTTAAGATAATACGAGCTAATACTGCTAAGTTTAAAAACTATGAGACAATTCAGAAACTGTGCCAGGAGGAGGCGAAAGCCGGTTGGGAGATGGTTGAAAAATTCGATGATTACCGAATCAGGTTCAAACGGCGTGTCGATAAACGTTTCGGAGACCGCTACCTTGATATCGACCCCTACCGCACGCACTTAGGTATGGGACAAGGAAAAGTAGTGATAGCGATAATAACCGCATTTTTTCTTCTTGGGGGTTTAATAGTTACCTTTATAATGAATACACGTTAAAAAAAGGGAAATTACTGTTTCAATGGAAATATAGATGTTTTATATTAGGATTATAGATTGAAAGGAATCGTAACAATGAAAAAGCTTTACAGATCTGTCGAGGATAGAAAGATTGGCGGCGTATGCGGCGGCATGGCCGAGTATTTCGATATCGACACCACAATAATCCGGTTGTTATGGATTGCTCTGCTTTTTGCCGGTGGTTCGGGACTGATTGCTTATATCGCAGCCTGGATTATCGTACCGGAGAAACCGGCATTATAGGTTGAATAGGTCGGATTGTTTCTTGTTTCTGTAATACTGCTTATATGCGAATTATCCTGCCGATGCCGTCAAGAAGCCGGCGTTATATATTTGCCAGACTCAGGCAACCTATTGTCTTACAATATAATACCATTGCAGTATGTTTATTTTTAAACCTTTTACTCAAACGCTGTGTCAAAATTCTAAACGAGCCAAAACAAAGGAGACAAAAATGAGAAAATTAAGCCTGATATTCGGTATGATGTTGTTAATCATTGTGTTAGGGTTTAATTGCAGTGATGATGCAGCCACCGGCATGAATGAGGGCGATTCTGAGGATGATGCCTTTATCGCTGCCAAAGCCAATGTTGACACATCTATGACCGAAATCGATGAGGATATGATTGAGGCTGTCGATTCGATTGTTATCGATATAGCCAATTGGGGCCCAACCGATTATGATTCAACAAGCGGCTGGCATTACAGATACCGCATTTTTGAGAACAACTATTGGCATAAAAGCGTTGCCGACAGTTTCCGCTTTACCGATACAGAGGGTGAATATCAGTGTCATCCTGATTCTATTACCAACCAGTTTGAACGCCGAATGAAAAAGAACCATACCTATGATAGCGGTATCGAGGATGGCCCCGCCTGGGAAAAAATACGCAGCCGCAATATGAATTGGATTGGTTTAGCTGATTCAATCACGACTTTAAATGGCGATGTTTACCGTCATTATTGGGGACAGAATTTCCGCCGGACATTTGAGCATACCATGTCGTGCACACTTGAGGGTGTTTTATTTGAGACTGAGGATGTTCTAGACCACAGACCGACTCATCCATTCGATGGCATACTGGAAGGGAATCTGGTAACTGATAAGCAGCTTCCCAATAGAGATGTACATATCGAGGCTGAATTTGCGGTTACATTTTATCCTGATCATTATCATGTGCATTTGGTTTCGGGTGATAGTTATTGGGATTGGGATGTTTATTATTAAGCTGTTCAGATTATAGTATTTGAATTGCGCTGTTATAAATAACTTCTAACAGCGCCCTCGACAATATAGCAAGCCCCCAGTATGAATCAATGCTGGGGGCTTAAATCATTGTTCGGTTTATTCTTGCCAATAAGCGGTAACACGTCCAGCGGCAGGACCATCAAATGTTCTATCAAATATTATTGGTCTTATGCAATAAAAAGGCAAAGGAGGGTGAAAATTTCCACCCCAGCCGCGAATATGAAAGGCAATGAAATTATCAGCTTCGAAGGAACATGAAAAATCATTTTCACAATCAAAATCAGCATATCCACCGCTCATTGAAAACATACAAATTCTTGTGTTTCCATTGCGGGCTAAAATAAATATGCCGTTAATCCCGGCATCTTCGATATAACAATCTTCACCAGAACAGAAATGCATTAAATGCAGACTATCCACTGGTTCGGTTATTGCCGTATCCCGTTCTGCGGGAATTATATCTCTAATATGCGAGATTGAATCACGATGTTCTTCTCCTCCTTGCCTTCGTCGCTCACCTCCAGGAATTCTACCTTCTGAGGGTGATATTTCTAAGTTTTGATGCTGCATAATTTGCCTGAATTCAGTTAGACTCATTCCGGGTGGAACGATATTTATGCTTTGTAAAAGCTCGAATTTCCCCTGAATGCTTTGGGCGCTATTTAAGTTCTCAACGAAGTTATCAAGTTCGGTATTAGACCAGATTTCAATATCGTCTTCAAAAATACCACCCTCAAGAATTCTTCTAACGCTAACATTAATACGAGCCTCCGGCTCAGGTTCTTGAAGCTCATCACCCGGAAATATTTTATTATTTGATGCGGCATACTCGTTTTCATCAAGAGTCGGTTCATTCACACTGCTATTTTCGTTGCAGCTCATTAAAAAGATTAAACCAATGATTGAAATGATAATAATCAGTTTTTTGACTAACATTTTTTTACCTCCTTTAAAATGCAATTAGCCCCGCCTTACTTAAATAATTTAGATTTAGATAGGGATTTATTTAAATCACAATAATATTCCTCCTTTCATATAGAATTTGTGATTCAGATTAAAATGTTATTCCCTCCTTATTCTAAAATATTATACGTTTAACCTACTGTTTTTATTTTAAATTTTATCATAATATTTTGTAATATGCTCTCGCTTTAATAAATACCAGCTTTTCATATAAGCCTGAGAATTAACTGTTTAGGCTGGTCGCAGTAAAAAATGACCTGCCTGTCTTCTTGTTAAGCAAAATATTTCAATTCATCCGCCTTAAGCGGACTACATGCCTTAAAATTTATTTTGCAATCTGGTTGCCAAGTGCTATCCCAAAACCGTCCGTGCTTGGTATACTCGCCGGCGCGGTTTTTTTATATTTATCATCCACTATAGATGAATCACACCCTCAAGCACAATTACCGCCTTGCCCGATAAGAGAACACGGTCATCTTGCATTTGCATCAACACCACTCCCCCGCGCTGGGAAACTTGATAGGCGCGCATCTTCGATTTATTCAGCTTGGCTGACCAATACGGCGCCAGCACAGTATGCGCGGCGCCTGTTACCGGGTCCTCATTGATGCCAAACCCAGGCGCGAAAAAGCGGGAGATGAAATCATAGTCTTTCTTCTCCTCTGCAGTTATTATTACGCCTCTATTGCCAAATGCTAATTCGGCATTAGCCAAATCCGTAAAATTTGGGGAGATATTTTTAATCATATCAGCAGACTTAAAACAAATCAGCAGCATACCCAGTTTTTTACACTGGCTGGCTTGAGTAAAACTATTAGCCCAATCAGCATCCGAAAGCCTTAAAGCGGCTCTAAAATATCCGGGCAATTCAATTGGCTGAGGGTCGCCGATGGGGAAATCAAGCTGAATCAGGTCATCGTGTTTGCTGACCAGAAGCTCGCCGCTTTTGCTGTCAAATTTAATTGTTTCGGCTTTGATATTATAAATATTATATAAAATTTTCGCCGCTGCTAATGTCGCATGTCCGCAAAGATCGACCTCGCATGACGGAGTAAACCATCGAAGGCTAAACTTGGACGAGCTTGAGACTGAACCGTAATTAGCTGGCACAGCAAAAGCTGTTTCGGAGAGATTCATCTCTAAGGCTATATTCTGCATAACCTTGTCATCCAACGCTTTATCTGTAATGCAGACGCCGGCAGGATTGCCCTTAAAAGCAACGTCCGTAAAAGAATCCACCTGAAATAATGTAATCGTTCTATTCATAGCAAATAATCCTTTTTTAAGCTGATAACCAACTTAGCTAATTTAAGTTAATTATAATTCTATATATAGAGATTGTCAAAATATGTTTTTTAAAAACGCATATTGCCAAACTAAAAGAGATATTGTATATTAAAACGATGTATTTAAAATATTTGAAATTCGCTGCCGGTTTGATATTGATACTGATAGTTGCCGCCAGCTGCGAAAAAGACACTCCCAGCGCTCCTGTTAATTATCAAGAAGGAGAAGTAAGGTTTGTAAACAGCAGTACATACACACTTGTGTTGGAAAAGATTATTCATAGGCGCGGTTATCAGGAAAAGCAGAATAATCTTAATCGAACGATTTCAGTAGGCGGCAGTATCATGCTTCCAAATCTTTTTGAAGGCGGCTGCACTTTTGAAGGCGGCGACAGAATAACAGTACATTACCGTTCAAGCGCTGTTAACGAATACGGCAACCCTATATTCAGGAATTCAGCATATTACAGAGTTAATGGCGAATCAATTATTAGAGTTAAGGGTCAAAAGGGCGAATATGAAATCGGCGGCAATTAAACTTG
This region includes:
- a CDS encoding sigma-54-dependent Fis family transcriptional regulator, which gives rise to MSARIMVVDDEKSMCEFMQIMLAKEGYDVKSNTSAEEVLESLPETQHSDNKIDLIIADLMMPEMSGIELLRKAKAIDSELDFIVMTAFASVETAIEALKNGAFDYVTKPFKVDEIKIAVKKIEERKKIKSENKMLKQQLRSDFNSFLTDDANVKNILMLAKKVANSDTTILILGESGVGKEVISKAIHSESNRRHGPFISINCGALPENLLESELFGHVKGSFTGAVKDKHGLFAAADKGTILLDEIGETSPAIQVKLLRALEEKIIMPVGGIKPISVDVRIIAATNANLERMVKKGEFRPDLYYRLNVFPLMIPPLRERPKDIPLLTNYFIKRHCAKMELPEKNIDSKTVELLQSYNWPGNVRQLENVLERAILLVKGDIIMPSDLPELVDKTELPVINDTYSMNAVSMLGQQPNLETIEKAYIFYILSQANWQKSKAAKMLGIDASTLYRKIERYGFKPPDSKD
- a CDS encoding PspC domain-containing protein, with protein sequence MKKLYRSVEDRKIGGVCGGMAEYFDIDTTIIRLLWIALLFAGGSGLIAYIAAWIIVPEKPAL
- a CDS encoding PhzF family phenazine biosynthesis protein: MNRTITLFQVDSFTDVAFKGNPAGVCITDKALDDKVMQNIALEMNLSETAFAVPANYGSVSSSSKFSLRWFTPSCEVDLCGHATLAAAKILYNIYNIKAETIKFDSKSGELLVSKHDDLIQLDFPIGDPQPIELPGYFRAALRLSDADWANSFTQASQCKKLGMLLICFKSADMIKNISPNFTDLANAELAFGNRGVIITAEEKKDYDFISRFFAPGFGINEDPVTGAAHTVLAPYWSAKLNKSKMRAYQVSQRGGVVLMQMQDDRVLLSGKAVIVLEGVIHL